From a single Rutidosis leptorrhynchoides isolate AG116_Rl617_1_P2 chromosome 5, CSIRO_AGI_Rlap_v1, whole genome shotgun sequence genomic region:
- the LOC139850627 gene encoding scarecrow-like protein 21 — protein sequence MNRNSYSTNMTQGNRFSVQTPEIGNYSSSTASYSSNGSSTSQQDAHSYLPETYNSPDCVSRAGFTDNADDLQYRLRELENAMFGTDQDFIETFDVSSSSWGDINQLHTDIVESTTVTEMISRRDFKELLIACAKAVAENDSITANWLISELRSMVSVSGKPEQRLAAYMIEGLVARLSSSGSSIYNALRCKEPTGGELFSYMRLLYEACPYFKFGYLSANGAIAEAMKNENTIHIIDFQIAQGGQWATLIQALASRPGGPPRLKITGVDDSTNAYARGGGVSIVGKRLTELALSCNIPFEFNGVSVSGTDIEIEHLDIQPGESLAVNFAFMLHHMPDESVDPQNHRDRILRLAKSLSPKVVTLVEQESNVNTAPFFNRFQETFNYYTAIFESIDVTLARDHQQRINVEQHCLARDIVNIIACEGAERVERHELLGKWRSRFTMAGFKPYPLSSLVNSTIKSLLQNYSNKYRLEERDGALFLGWMNRDLVASCAWK from the coding sequence ATGAATCGAAATTCATATTCGACTAATATGACTCAAGGAAACCGATTTTCAGTTCAGACACCCGAAATCGGTAACTACTCATCTTCAACAGCCAGTTATTCATCAAACGGCAGCTCCACTTCACAACAAGATGCTCACTCTTACCTACCAGAAACTTACAATTCGCCCGACTGCGTAAGTCGGGCTGGTTTTACAGATAACGCCGATGATCTACAATACAGACTGCGAGAACTCGAAAACGCTATGTTCGGAACCGATCAAGATTTTATCGAAACATTCgatgtttcttcttcttcatggGGTGATATTAATCAGCTACATACAGACATTGTTGAAAGTACAACAGTGACTGAAATGATATCAAGAAGAGACTTTAAAGAGCTGCTTATTGCTTGTGCGAAAGCAGTTGCAGAAAACGATTCGATAACTGCTAACTGGTTAATATCTGAATTACGCTCTATGGTGTCTGTATCTGGCAAGCCGGAACAACGATTAGCTGCTTACATGATCGAAGGGCTTGTTGCTAGGTTATCGTCTTCAGGTAGTTCGATTTATAACGCGTTAAGATGCAAAGAACCAACTGGCGGTGAACTTTTTTCGTATATGCGTTTGTTATATGAAGCGTGCCCTTATTTCAAATTCGGTTATTTGTCTGCTAATGGTGCGATTGCTGAAGCTATGAAAAACGAGAACACAATTCACATAATTGATTTTCAGATCGCGCAGGGTGGTCAATGGGCGACTTTAATCCAGGCTCTTGCTTCTCGGCCTGGGGGCCCTCCTAGGCTTAAAATAACGGGTGTTGATGATTCAACTAACGCGTACGCTAGAGGTGGAGGTGTTAGTATTGTTGGTAAACGGTTAACGGAACTAGCGTTATCTTGTAACATTCCGTTTGAGTTTAACGGGGTGTCGGTTTCTGGTACCGATATCGAGATTGAACATCTCGATATTCAACCTGGTGAATCATTAGCTGTTAATTTCGCGTTTATGCTTCATCATATGCCAGACGAGAGTGTCGATCCGCAAAATCATAGGGATCGGATTTTGAGACTCGCTAAAAGTTTATCTCCTAAAGTTGTAACGCTCGTTGAACAGGAGTCAAATGTTAATACCGCCCCGTTTTTTAATAGGTTTCAAGAAACGTTTAATTACTACACGGCTATATTTGAATCGATCGATGTGACTCTTGCTAGAGACCATCAACAACGAATTAATGTCGAACAACATTGTCTTGCACGTGATATAGTTAATATTATTGCGTGTGAGGGGGCTGAAAGGGTCGAGAGACACGAGCTGCTTGGAAAATGGAGGTCGCGGTTTACAATGGCGGGATTTAAACCGTACCCTTTGAGCTCTCTTGTGAATTCGACTATTAAATCTTTGTTGCAGAACTATTCGAACAAGTATAGACTCGAAGAACGAGACGGTGCTTTGTTTCTTGGGTGGATGAATCGCGATTTGGTTGCTTCGTGTGCTTGGAAATGA